From a single Phocoena sinus isolate mPhoSin1 chromosome 1, mPhoSin1.pri, whole genome shotgun sequence genomic region:
- the TAS1R1 gene encoding LOW QUALITY PROTEIN: taste receptor type 1 member 1 (The sequence of the model RefSeq protein was modified relative to this genomic sequence to represent the inferred CDS: inserted 6 bases in 3 codons; deleted 1 base in 1 codon; substituted 1 base at 1 genomic stop codon) → MLLWGASFICLQLSLSCCWAFSCHSTASSDFSLPGDYLLADQFPLHGDYLGVRCRPTVTFCDRPSTFNGHGCHLFQAMQFGIEEINNSTALLPNVTLGYKPYDGCSESANVFATLSPPGPRYVESQGDPAHYSPAIVAVIGPDTSNYVATTAALLSPFLMPLISCSDASSVTLSVKRLCPSFLHTIPSDERQVEILTLPSRRFGWVWISMVGSEGDYRQLGVQALEDQATQQGIYVAFKDTVPFSTQPGHERMQSVIRCLAQARTAVVGICSSRQLARVFFESVVLAKPTAEVWIASEDWAISRHISNVPGIXGASAQRRVPGLKEFEEAYVWADKGALGPCLRGSWCSSNQLCRECWAFEAQKMLTLGAFSMSSAYNIYQAVYAVAHSLHQLLGCASGVCSRGWVYPWQLLEQILKVNFLLHKDIVTFNDNGDPLSSYNXAWDWSGPNWTFRVVGSSFWSPVWLDINTIKSQWHGKDNWVPQSVCSSDCPEGDQRVIMGFHHCCFECVLCEAGTFLNKSDPYSCQPCGKEEWAPERSQACFPCTVVFLTWHEPISWVLLAANTLLLLLAAGTAGLFAWYLDTPVVRSAGGRLCFLMLGSLAGGSCGHYGFFGEPTLPTCLLREGLXALGFAIFLSCLTIRSFQLVFIFKFSAKVPTFFRAWVQNHSAGPLVVISSTTHLLICLTWLAVWTPLPPREYQPFPQLAVLDCTEANPPGFMLAFAYNGLLXVSAFACSFLGKDLPENYSEVKCVTFSLLLNFMSWIAFFTMASVYQGKHLPTVSVLAKPSSLSGGFSGYFLPKCYVILCLPDLNSTEHFQASTQDYTRRCGST, encoded by the exons ATGTTACTCTGGGGGGCGAGCTTCATCTGCCTGCAGCTTTCCCTCTCCTGCTGCTGGGCTTTCAGCTGCCACAGCACCGCGTCCTCTGACTTCAGCCTCCCTGGGGATTACCTGCTTGCGGACCAGTTTCCTCTCCACGGTGACTATCTAGGGGTGAGATGCAGACCCACAGTGACCTTCTGTGACAG GCCTAGCACCTTCAATGGCCACGGCTGCCACCTCTTCCAGGCCATGCAGTTTGGCATCGAGGAGATAAACAACTCCACCGCCCTGCTGCCCAACGTCACCCTGGGGTACAAGCCGTACGACGGGTGCTCGGAGTCAGCCAACGTGTTTGCTACGCTGAGCCCGCCAGGGCCGCGCTACGTGGAGAGCCAAGGAGACCCTGCCCACTACTCCCCCGCGATTGTGGCAGTGATTGGGCCCGACACCAGCAACTATGTTGCCACCACTGCAGCCCTGCTGAGCCCCTTCCTGATGCCCCTGATAAGCTG CTCTGATGCCAGCAGCGTGACGCTCAGCGTGAAGCGGCTTTGCCCCTCTTTTCTGCACACCATCCCAAGTGATGAGCGCCAGGTGGAGATCTTGACGCTGCCGTCGCGGAGGTTCGGGTGGGTCTGGATCTCCATGGTGGGCAGCGAAGGTGACTACAGGCAGCTAGGGGTGCAGGCGCTGGAGGACCAGGCCACCCAGCAGGGCATCTACGTTGCCTTCAAGGACACTGTGCCTTTCTCTACCCAGCCGGGCCATGAGAGGATGCAGAGCGTGATACGCTGCCTGGCCCAAGCGAGGACCGCGGTCGTGGGCATTTGCTCCAGCAGGCAGCTGGCCAGGGTGTTCTTTGAGTCCGTGGTGCTGGCCAAGCCGACTGCCGAGGTGTGGATCGCCTCAGAAGACTGGGCCATCTCCAGACACATCAGCAATGTGCCTGGGAT TGGGGCATCAGCACAGAGGCGTGTCCCTGGCCTGAAGGAGTTTGAAGAGGCCTATGTCTGGGCAGACAAAGGAGCCCTTGGGCCTTGCCTCAGGGGCTCCTGGTGCAGCAGCAACCAGCTCTGTAGAGAGTGCTGGGCTTTCGAGGCACAGAAGATGCTCACACTTGGAGCATTCTCCATGAGCTCCGCCTACAACATCTACCAGGCTGTCTATGCCGTGGCTCACAGCCTCCACCAGCTCCTGGGCTGTGCCTCTGGAGTCTGTTCCAGAGGCTGGGTCTACCCCTGGCAG CTTCTGGAGCAGATACTCAAGGTGAATTTCCTTTTACACAAGGACATTGTGACATTTAATGACAATGGCGACCCCCTCAGCAGTTATAA TGCCTGGGACTGGAGTGGCCCCAACTGGACCTTCAGGGTCGTCGGCTCCTCCTTTTGGTCTCCAGTTTGGCTAGACATAAATACGATCAAAAGCCAGTGGCATGGAAAGGACAACTGG GTACCTCAGTCTGTGTGTTCCAGCGACTGTCCTGAAGGGGACCAGAGAGTGATCATGGGCTTCCACCACTGCTGCTTCGAGTGTGTGCTCTGTGAGGCCGGGACCTTCCTCAACAAGAGTG ACCCCTACAGCTGCCAACCTTGTGGGAAAGAAGAGTGGGCACCTGAGAGAAGCCAGGCCTGCTTCCCATGCACCGTGGTGTTTCTGACTTGGCATGAGCCCATCTCTTGGGTGCTCCTGGCAGCTAAtacgctgctgctgctgctggcggCTGGGACTGCTGGCCTGTTTGCCTGGTACCTAGACACGCCTGTGGTGAGGTCGGCTGGAGGCCGGCTGTGCTTCCTCATGCTGGGCTCCCTGGCGGGGGGCAGCTGCGGCCACTATGGTTTCTTTGGGGAGCCCACTCTGCCCACATGCCTGCTGCGCGAAGGCCT TGCCCTTGGTTTTGCCATCTTCCTGTCCTGCCTGACGATCCGCTCCTTCCAACTTGTGTTCATCTTCAAGTTTTCTGCCAAGGTACCCACCTTCTTCCGTGCGTGGGTCCAAAACCACAGTGCTGGCCCGTTGGTGGTGATCAGCTCAACAACCCACCTGCTTATCTGTCTAACGTGGCTTGCGGTGTGGACCCCACTGCCCCCTAGGGAATACCAGCCCTTCCCTCAGCTGGCGGTGCTTGACTGCACAGAGGCTAACCCACCGGGCTTCATGCTGGCTTTCGCCTACAATGGCCTCCTCTAGGTCAGCGCCTTTGCCTGCAGCTTCCTGGGCAAGGACCTGCCAGAGAACTACAGCGAGGTCAAATGTGTCACCTTCAGCCTGCTCCTCAACTTCATGTCCTGGATCGCCTTCTTCACCATGGCCAGTGTCTACCAGGGCAAGCACCTGCCCACGGTCAGCGTGCTGGCCAAGCCGAGCAGCCTGAGTGGCGGCTTCAGCGGTTATTTCCTCCCCAAGTGCTATGTGATCCTGTGCTTG CCGGATCTCAACAGCACCGAGCACTTCCAGGCCTCCACCCAGGACTACACCAGGCGCTGTGGCTCCACCTGA
- the ZBTB48 gene encoding telomere zinc finger-associated protein isoform X1 yields MDGSFVQHSVRVLQELNKQRERGQYCDATLDVGGLVFKAHWSVLACCSHFFQSLYGDGSGGSVVLPAGFAEIFGLLLDFFYTGHLALTSGNRDQVLLAARELRVPEAVELCQSFKPKASVGEAPIGQSGLGKPAPRDVNSHLKEPASLEEEEVSRTLGQTPRDQELSGSPSLQRPQLGLPPQSENPSFLRGKLKQALKLSPPENKEPEDCRVPPRPFEAEGVQLQGGSNEWEVVVQVEDDGDGDYVSETETVPTRRKSNVIRKPCAAEPALSAGSRAAEPAENRKGTAVPVECPTCHKKFLSKYYLKVHNSRKHTGEKPFECPKCGKCYFRKENLLEHEARNCMNRSEQVFTCSVCQETFRRRMELRLHMVSHTGEMPYKCASCSQQFMQKKDLQSHMIKLHGAPKPHACPTCAKCFLSRTELQLHEAFKHRGEKLFVCEECGHRASSRNGLQMHIKAKHRNERPYVCEFCSHAFTQKANLNMHLRTHTGEKPFQCHLCGKTFRTQASLDKHNRTHTGERPFGCEFCEQRFTEKGPLLRHVASRHQEGRPHFCQICGKTFKAVEQLRVHVRRHKGVRKFECTECGYKFTRQAHLRRHMEIHDRVENYNPRQRKLRNLVIEDEKMVVVALQPPTELEVGSAEVIVESLAQGGLASQLPGQRLCAEETFPGPGVMEPSLIITAAIPEDCDT; encoded by the exons ATGGACGGCTCCTTCGTCCAGCACAGTGTAAGGGTTCTGCAGGAGCTCAACAAGCAGCGGGAGCGGGGCCAGTACTGCGACGCCACCCTGGACGTGGGGGGTCTGGTGTTCAAGGCGCACTGGAGTGTCCTCGCCTGCTGCAGCCACTTCTTCCAGAGCCTCTATGGGGATGGCTCAGGGGGCAGTGTCGTCCTCCCTGCCGGCTTCGCGGAGATCTTTGGCCTCCTGCTGGACTTTTTCTACACTGGCCACCTCGCCCTCACCTCGGGGAACCGGGATCAGGTGCTCCTGGCAGCCAGGGAGTTGCGGGTGCCAGAGGCTGTAGAGCTGTGCCAGAGCTTCAAGCCCAAAGCCTCAGTGGGAGAGGCACCAATTGGCCAGAGCGGGCTGGGGAAACCCGCCCCTCGGGATGTGAACAGCCACCTCAAGGAGCCAGCAAGcttggaggaagaggaagttTCGAGGACGCTGGGTCAAACCCCAAGGGATCAGGAGCTCAGCGGTAGTCCCAGCCTCCAGAGGCCCCAGCTCGGTCTCCCTCCTCAGAGTGAGAACCCCTCCTTCCTCCGTGGGAAACTCAAGCAGGCTCTGAAGCTTAGTCCCCCTGAGAACAAGGAGCCTGAGGATTGCAGAGTGCCCCCAAGGCCCTTTGAGGCTGAAGGTGTCCAGCTGCAGGGCGGGAGTAACGAG TGGGAAGTGGTGGTTCAAGTTGAGGATGATGGGGATGGCGATTATGTTTCTGAGACTGAGACTGTGCCGACCAGGAGGAAATCAAACGTAATCAGAAAGCCCTGTGCTGCCGAGCCAGCCCTGAGTGCAGGTTCCCGGGCAGCCGAGCCTGCTGAGAACAGAAAAGGTACAGCGGTGCCGGTTGAATGCCCCACATGTCATAAAAAGTTCCTCAGCAAATATTATCTAAAAGTTCACAACAG CAGGAAacacactggggagaaaccctTCGAGTGTCCCAAATGCGGGAAATGTTACTTTCGGAAGGAGAACCTCCTGGAGCACGAAGCCCGAAACTGCATGAACCGCTCGGAACAG GTCTTCACGTGCTCCGTGTGCCAGGAGACATTCCGCCGGAGGATGGAGCTGCGGCTGCACATGGTGTCTCACACGGGGGAGATGCCCTACAAG TGCGCCTCCTGCTCGCAGCAGTTCATGCAGAAGAAGGACCTGCAGAGCCACATGATCAAGCTGCACGGAGCGCCCAAGCCCCACGCG TGTCCTACCTGTGCCAAGTGCTTCTTGTCCCGGACGGAACTGCAGCTGCACGAGGCTTTCAAGCACCGTGGGGAGAAGCTCTTTGTGTGTGAGGAGTGCGGCCACCGGGCGTCGAGCCGGAACGGCCTGCAGATGCACATCAAGGCCAAGCACAG GAACGAGAGGCCGTACGTCTGTGAGTTCTGCAGCCACGCTTTCACCCAGAAGGCCAATCTCAACATGCACCTGCGCACGCACACAGGCGAGAAGCCCTTCCAGTGCCACCTCTGCGGCAAGACCTTCCGCACCCAAG CCAGCCTCGACAAGCACAACCGCACCCACACCGGCGAGAGGCCCTTCGGCTGTGAGTTCTGCGAGCAGCGCTTCACGGAGAAGGGGCCCCTGCTGAGGCACGTGGCCAGCCGCCACCAGGAGGGCCGGCCCCACTTCTGCCAGATCTGCGGGAAGACCTTCAAAG CCGTGGAGCAGCTGCGCGTGCATGTGAGGAGGCACAAGGGGGTCAGGAAGTTCGAGTGCACCGAATGCGGCTACAAGTTCACCCGGCAG GCCCACCTGCGGAGGCACATGGAGATCCATGACCGGGTGGAGAACTACAACCCCCGGCAGCGCAAGCTCCGGAACCTGGTCATCGAGGACGagaagatggtggtggtggcgCTCCAGCCGCCCACCGAGCTGGAGGTGGGCTCGGCTGAGGTCATCGTGGAGTCGCTGGCCCAGGGTGGCCTGGCCTCCCAGCTCCCTGGCCAGAGACTGTGTGCGGAGGAGACCTTCCCGGGCCCGGGCGTCATGGAGCCCTCGCTCATCATCACGGCCGCCATCCCCGAGGACTGTGACACGTAG
- the ZBTB48 gene encoding telomere zinc finger-associated protein isoform X2 translates to MDGSFVQHSVRVLQELNKQRERGQYCDATLDVGGLVFKAHWSVLACCSHFFQSLYGDGSGGSVVLPAGFAEIFGLLLDFFYTGHLALTSGNRDQVLLAARELRVPEAVELCQSFKPKASVGEAPIGQSGLGKPAPRDVNSHLKEPASLEEEEVSRTLGQTPRDQELSGSPSLQRPQLGLPPQSENPSFLRGKLKQALKLSPPENKEPEDCRVPPRPFEAEGVQLQGGSNEWEVVVQVEDDGDGDYVSETETVPTRRKSNVIRKPCAAEPALSAGSRAAEPAENRKGTAVPVECPTCHKKFLSKYYLKVHNRKHTGEKPFECPKCGKCYFRKENLLEHEARNCMNRSEQVFTCSVCQETFRRRMELRLHMVSHTGEMPYKCASCSQQFMQKKDLQSHMIKLHGAPKPHACPTCAKCFLSRTELQLHEAFKHRGEKLFVCEECGHRASSRNGLQMHIKAKHRNERPYVCEFCSHAFTQKANLNMHLRTHTGEKPFQCHLCGKTFRTQASLDKHNRTHTGERPFGCEFCEQRFTEKGPLLRHVASRHQEGRPHFCQICGKTFKAVEQLRVHVRRHKGVRKFECTECGYKFTRQAHLRRHMEIHDRVENYNPRQRKLRNLVIEDEKMVVVALQPPTELEVGSAEVIVESLAQGGLASQLPGQRLCAEETFPGPGVMEPSLIITAAIPEDCDT, encoded by the exons ATGGACGGCTCCTTCGTCCAGCACAGTGTAAGGGTTCTGCAGGAGCTCAACAAGCAGCGGGAGCGGGGCCAGTACTGCGACGCCACCCTGGACGTGGGGGGTCTGGTGTTCAAGGCGCACTGGAGTGTCCTCGCCTGCTGCAGCCACTTCTTCCAGAGCCTCTATGGGGATGGCTCAGGGGGCAGTGTCGTCCTCCCTGCCGGCTTCGCGGAGATCTTTGGCCTCCTGCTGGACTTTTTCTACACTGGCCACCTCGCCCTCACCTCGGGGAACCGGGATCAGGTGCTCCTGGCAGCCAGGGAGTTGCGGGTGCCAGAGGCTGTAGAGCTGTGCCAGAGCTTCAAGCCCAAAGCCTCAGTGGGAGAGGCACCAATTGGCCAGAGCGGGCTGGGGAAACCCGCCCCTCGGGATGTGAACAGCCACCTCAAGGAGCCAGCAAGcttggaggaagaggaagttTCGAGGACGCTGGGTCAAACCCCAAGGGATCAGGAGCTCAGCGGTAGTCCCAGCCTCCAGAGGCCCCAGCTCGGTCTCCCTCCTCAGAGTGAGAACCCCTCCTTCCTCCGTGGGAAACTCAAGCAGGCTCTGAAGCTTAGTCCCCCTGAGAACAAGGAGCCTGAGGATTGCAGAGTGCCCCCAAGGCCCTTTGAGGCTGAAGGTGTCCAGCTGCAGGGCGGGAGTAACGAG TGGGAAGTGGTGGTTCAAGTTGAGGATGATGGGGATGGCGATTATGTTTCTGAGACTGAGACTGTGCCGACCAGGAGGAAATCAAACGTAATCAGAAAGCCCTGTGCTGCCGAGCCAGCCCTGAGTGCAGGTTCCCGGGCAGCCGAGCCTGCTGAGAACAGAAAAGGTACAGCGGTGCCGGTTGAATGCCCCACATGTCATAAAAAGTTCCTCAGCAAATATTATCTAAAAGTTCACAACAG GAAacacactggggagaaaccctTCGAGTGTCCCAAATGCGGGAAATGTTACTTTCGGAAGGAGAACCTCCTGGAGCACGAAGCCCGAAACTGCATGAACCGCTCGGAACAG GTCTTCACGTGCTCCGTGTGCCAGGAGACATTCCGCCGGAGGATGGAGCTGCGGCTGCACATGGTGTCTCACACGGGGGAGATGCCCTACAAG TGCGCCTCCTGCTCGCAGCAGTTCATGCAGAAGAAGGACCTGCAGAGCCACATGATCAAGCTGCACGGAGCGCCCAAGCCCCACGCG TGTCCTACCTGTGCCAAGTGCTTCTTGTCCCGGACGGAACTGCAGCTGCACGAGGCTTTCAAGCACCGTGGGGAGAAGCTCTTTGTGTGTGAGGAGTGCGGCCACCGGGCGTCGAGCCGGAACGGCCTGCAGATGCACATCAAGGCCAAGCACAG GAACGAGAGGCCGTACGTCTGTGAGTTCTGCAGCCACGCTTTCACCCAGAAGGCCAATCTCAACATGCACCTGCGCACGCACACAGGCGAGAAGCCCTTCCAGTGCCACCTCTGCGGCAAGACCTTCCGCACCCAAG CCAGCCTCGACAAGCACAACCGCACCCACACCGGCGAGAGGCCCTTCGGCTGTGAGTTCTGCGAGCAGCGCTTCACGGAGAAGGGGCCCCTGCTGAGGCACGTGGCCAGCCGCCACCAGGAGGGCCGGCCCCACTTCTGCCAGATCTGCGGGAAGACCTTCAAAG CCGTGGAGCAGCTGCGCGTGCATGTGAGGAGGCACAAGGGGGTCAGGAAGTTCGAGTGCACCGAATGCGGCTACAAGTTCACCCGGCAG GCCCACCTGCGGAGGCACATGGAGATCCATGACCGGGTGGAGAACTACAACCCCCGGCAGCGCAAGCTCCGGAACCTGGTCATCGAGGACGagaagatggtggtggtggcgCTCCAGCCGCCCACCGAGCTGGAGGTGGGCTCGGCTGAGGTCATCGTGGAGTCGCTGGCCCAGGGTGGCCTGGCCTCCCAGCTCCCTGGCCAGAGACTGTGTGCGGAGGAGACCTTCCCGGGCCCGGGCGTCATGGAGCCCTCGCTCATCATCACGGCCGCCATCCCCGAGGACTGTGACACGTAG